In Sporosarcina sp. PTS2304, a genomic segment contains:
- a CDS encoding glucosamine-6-phosphate deaminase, producing MENVKWITVTSPEEGAKEVYKVIEEELQNNRLHVLGLATGSTMIPVYQEWIHSNLDFSEVTAFNLDEYVGIGADNPNSYAYFMKQHLFSKKPFKETHIPNGMAEDLDKECEEYEQQLNAHPLDIQLLGVGENGHIAFNEPGTSFDSVTHVATLTDSTLDVNSQYFENDEKIPNIALTMGISSINKAGKLIMVAFGEKKRAAMEKLKAGEVTAEWPITKLLLHNDVLVITDLQID from the coding sequence ACGTAAAGTGGATCACAGTTACAAGTCCTGAAGAGGGCGCGAAAGAAGTATATAAGGTAATTGAGGAAGAGTTGCAAAACAATAGATTGCACGTCCTGGGGCTAGCGACAGGCAGCACAATGATCCCGGTATATCAAGAATGGATTCATTCAAATCTGGACTTTTCAGAAGTCACAGCATTCAATTTGGATGAATATGTAGGCATAGGTGCCGATAATCCGAATAGCTATGCCTATTTTATGAAACAACACTTATTCAGCAAGAAACCTTTCAAAGAAACCCATATTCCGAATGGGATGGCAGAAGATTTGGATAAAGAGTGCGAGGAGTATGAGCAACAGTTAAATGCTCATCCATTAGACATTCAGTTACTAGGGGTAGGGGAGAATGGTCATATCGCCTTCAATGAACCTGGAACATCTTTTGATTCTGTCACACATGTAGCGACACTTACGGATTCTACATTAGACGTCAACAGTCAGTACTTCGAAAATGATGAAAAGATTCCAAACATTGCATTGACGATGGGGATCTCTTCTATTAATAAGGCAGGTAAATTAATCATGGTGGCGTTTGGCGAAAAGAAGCGTGCCGCGATGGAAAAATTAAAAGCTGGAGAAGTCACAGCGGAGTGGCCGATCACAAAGTTATTACTTCATAATGACGTACTTGTGATTACTGATTTACAAATCGATTAA